The Scylla paramamosain isolate STU-SP2022 chromosome 18, ASM3559412v1, whole genome shotgun sequence genomic interval TCAGCCTAATACTATAATATTATACCATCACCTAACAAATTCCTCATGTCACATCTTCCATTGTTTAGCTCACAGAATGCACATAAAATCTCATTTCATTATCAACACCCAAACATCATAAAACAAACATTCTAGCTTATAATAAAAGATAGAACCAGCACATCTTCAACTATCAATCAATTTCAAGGCATTTCACTCTAATTGAATTATGTACAGCTCTTTTCAGCCCAAACACTGCAGCTTGCTGCAGATAATGATCAAAGCTAGTAACAGCACTATGCAGCTTTTCATCAAGGAAAGAAGCATGCACGCCTAGAGTAATTAATGTACCTTCACTTCAATGTCGCCAATCTTGTTTGTGGCCCTGATGATTGGTCGGCCCACCATCGAGGGGAAGATGTGGGCTGGGAAGTTGCAGCCGGCATATCCCACCTTGacaaactggagagagagagagagagagagagagagagagagagagagagagagagagagagagagagagagagagagagagagagagagagagagagagagagagagagagagagagagagagagagagagagagagagagagagagagagagagagagagagagagagagagagagagagagagagagagagagagagagagagagagagagagagagagagagagagagagagagagagagagagagagagagagagagagagagagagagagagagagagagagagagagagagagagagagagagagagagagagagagagagaaacaactgCAATTATTTCTATTAACTAATCAATTAATTAGTCATACATGATTTTAGCTTCCTCTGGAGAGCCCTCTGGATAAGACATCTCTAACTATGTATTggctaataaagaaaaatcacagTTAAAACCCCATGATGTCTGCAGATACCAACCAATATGTAATTCCAGCTATCAAACACTGACGATACCAAGTTTTCAAAttaacattgtgtgtgtgtgtgtgtgtgtgtgtgtgtgtgtgtgtgtgtgtgtgtgtgtgtgtgtgtgtgtgtgtgtgtgtgtgtgtgtgtgtgtgtgtgtgtgtgtgtgtgtgtgtgtgtgtgtgtgtgtgtgtttgtgtgtgtgtaaatgcatgcaaagtgagTTTATATAATGCTTAAGAATCTGCTTCCCAGCATGCTGTGAATGGTTCAGGGAGAATGATACGAGAAAGTGAAAACAATGACTGATCCAGAATGAATGATACAACCTTTCCACGTACATTAGACACTCCCATATCAAGATTAATTCAGCCAAGGGCACGTCAGACATGCAGCGTTTCCAGATATGCAGAAGGTTGTTTCCCTGACCATTAACAATTGAGAAATAACCCAAAACACAGCTGTATGAGTAAGAAAACAAAGTATTAAAGCACAAGAAATGTATGtcaaagaataaatgaaaaattgtTAAAACATAATGCTCCCTGGCAGGATCAAGTGGCAGAATTGAGTGCTTGGGCCGTTTGAATTATGGGGAGCCAGCCACTCAACCAGGAGACTGGGAGGCTGTTCCATGTAGTGGCAAATTCCAGATAGTGGCAATCAGGATACAGGAGCATCTACTGTATTCTGAAGGGTTAAGAATGATGGTCACATTAAAATCTATTGGAaattaataacaagaaaaacaaattttTGAAGACTGTTGCTTTGCCACACACCATATGTTGTATGCTAACATAAACCATGTTCTATGGTTCATGTGAGGGATTTGCGAGTTGAGGTAATATGTTATGACTTCAATGTCTACCAAGGCTTTGAAGAGATCCAGTCAACGTTTGGTCATATTGCATCATGACAAGCCTGTCACTAATGTGGACAAAACAAAGTATGGCAGCTAATTCAACTTGCTCAGACAAGAGACCAACACTTGTTAGTTAACACAACTGTGGAGAAGCCATGGGGGCAAAAGACCCCATTTTAAGCCACTGGGTTGCAATAATTCAATACATTTTAGTTTTCAAAATGTGCTTCTGTTTCCTCTCACAAGATCCCCACTTTCCCACCAAACCCATCATTCAGATAAGGAGGAGATGGCACAGGGACAAAACAAACCATTTCCAAGATTTTTTAATATGACACATCATACCTTATAAAAAATATTTTAGACCACAGACTCTATCACAAGTCAAAAGTACCAAATTACTGGTCTGATTATCCACAGAAAAAGAATTATTTCAGCACAACTCATCCAACCAATACTACACTAAATTAACTTGCATTCAATTTAACTCTAGCCATACCAAAACCTGACCTTCCTAACCTAAAGTGACTAAAACGTCGAAATCTACACAATGAAACAGGCAAGAACACAAATCCCCGCGGGTGTGGTCTGATGagatatcaccaccacacctaccCTAACCTCCCCCTTTGCTGAACATCAATCTTCTATTCCCTGAGCCAAACCAAACCGGAGATTACTTAACTAACACAAATACACCCCttacaacattaacaacaatacCATCTCTAACTATTGCACATAACCGGAGACACAATTCGGGGAGATAAGAATGAGTCAGATGTCAACATGTCAAGTGGTTCctccctcagttttttttttccgggacCCCGaatttctttccccctccattATTGCCTCCCTCTAGAATGCATTAACAGACTCACCCCTGTGCCATTATCACACACGACAATCTTCCGGCCTTTGCTGTCCATGGCGAGGGAGAGGcggcaggtgtggtggtggtggtggtggaagcggtgatggtggtgatacttCACGCCCCtcgccttcttcttcctcttcttgtgacTTCCTGCAGTTTATACCCCTTCTTATTAGCCTCTATTCGTgctttatccttcctcctccttgcttctgttttcctcttctctcctcctgagCTGaatcgtgttatttttttcatatattgctTTCCTtgcacctccttcccctccgccTCGGTTATCACTTCCCTAAATGTTTATTCTTCAACTAGGGAGGGTTTCTTTTCTGTCAAAACTTCATATTTCGGGGATTCAAGTTCAAACTATTGTCTCCTATATCTCCTACAAGATGTTAATAGTAATTGTAAAGTGATTGCATATATCAATGATGCTTCAGTGATTAATGCCTGgataaaatgtaagaaaaactTTTCATCCGTATCAAATTTTCCTTCAAAACTTCATATTTCGGTAATTTATGATGAAATTACTATGCTAAATCTCATAAAAGGTGTTAATAGTAGTGTTGaggtatatgtatgtatcaaTAATGCTTCAAAAGTTAATGTTaggagaaaatgtaagaaaaaagctGTCATCtgtattttatctttcctcaaAACTTCATATTTCGGAGATTTAACACGAAACAATGATTTCCTATATCCTCTTTTAGATGTTAATAGAAATGCTGAAACGTTTGTATGTAGCAGTAATGTCTCAAACGCTATgcttgaagaaaataagagaaaaaatgtcaTTGGTATTTTTTACAGCAAAAGTTTGTGTTTTAGTGGTATATGATTAAAGTTTCATATCTTACAAGGTATTATAAGGAATgttgaaggaagtgtgtgtgtcagtaataCTTCAAAGATCCATAGTtggggaaaagagggagaaaaaaaaattgtcttttttttcggcGCTAAGTACATCTGGCGGTTTTAATAAATGTGTTTTGACTTGTAAGTCAGTATTTTCGCACAGCATGAATTGTGTAGTGTATCGAATTAAAAGAATTTATCTATGTCTACAAAGCAAACAGGCACACCACATGAGACACTTCCGCTGATAAGGAGTGTGCCTCGCCCAACTactctcaactctctctctctctctctctctctctctctctctctcagcggggGAGCATTTGCCCATTCCCAACTTGTCAttcccacacaaaaaaaaaattgagcagTGACTAATAGTAAGAGTTGTGAGTACTTCCATGTTTTAATGTTAGTTACTGAGTTAACAACAACAGGGCATAATTATATAGTTGTAATATACGTCCTTTCATGTATACGTCATAAAGATTCTCAAACAGTATGcctaacttttttattttatttttttatcttttttttatttttattcatttttttaaagaaatgcataaataaaatactactatgtgtttatttatttattcacctatttattatttttttcaaagaaTGTTTATAGATTTTAGCGTGTGACAAGACCACCCATTACGATAAAGATCAACATAattcaaaataaatataaccaCTACCACGACCATATCCGCCATTACTGGAAGGCACATTTACTTgtattactaatattacaacatGTAATAATATGTCTCGCCCTGGAAAACACCTCTTGCTCTCTGAATACAAGAGTCCATATCCTTTTACTGAGTGGCAAAATTAAtagaaatcaagaagaaaagTTCTTATTGAAATATCACCCATCACTAGTGCACTCTATGGCAATTATTGTCTCGCCCTGAAAAATATCTCGAGCCTTCTAAATATAATAATCTAACCTTTTCCAGCAAAATTAACACAAATCGTGAGAAATACTTGTACTACTCATCAACTAATCAGAAAATTCCCACAAAATATTAGACAAATCTATGGTTgccgataggtggaaatagagggATATCGTTTCGCGCATTGGGctgccacgtgcaggcctgacgatttcttgcagtttcccttattctcttatattcttattaccaTGCACAtagtttatttctgtttgttttttctaaGGTATTTGCTTAGCTTGTGGACTGTAGAATACAATATTTATCAACCTCATTAACTAactttgtttaatttgtttgaGTTGGTGGAAGATTAGAAAAGTTCTCATCTGTGCATTTAACAGTTACGAGTGATGTTATTaatggattatttttttttttcatccatttcgtATGCATGGATGAAATTTAAATAGCGTGTTAGGTTAAGCCTTAAACCAAGGAAGGTATAATTTGTAGAATTCTTGGGTTAAACTGCCATCGTCAATAATGTGCCTATGTTTGCTGGACCCTTCTGTGTTCCCATGATAATCCCATCACAGTATAAGGTATGGTTGAGTGCTAATGAAAGATAATACATCATAATTTCatattcccttttctcctttctaccTACATGGTCACACAATATTATCTAACAAGAGATAATATTGAAATGCGCTTTCACCAAAGATTTGGTTAAATTAGTTAAATTAGGTATGCATTAATCCAGCTCATTAATTTCACTATTGATCTCCTCATTGCATAGATCATGATTTTAAAAGTATAATTTTTGCCGAGAAATGAGTAGTCGCTGTCTCAGAATAACTAGCTTAAGGTCATTTCCATAATCACCCTAACAGGTCTCATCATTATGTTCCCATCCCAAACTTTGTTCCTTGGGCCTATATTTGAATATATTTGGGCTCGAGTATTTCCTCCCACTGATTCAAAATCCTTATATAGAGTACAAAACTCATCAATGGAAATCTCACTGAAATCTCATTGTCATGAGAAAAtgcattccttttccttttatcatctcAATATTGTTTAAGTCTCAGCACCATTCCATTATTATTTACCTGTTCTTTCAAATACAACTGCATTATCTAAGTATATTAATGAATCCTTTTATCTACCATAAATAAGCAAATTGTTCATTGAAATACTTTCCATGTCTTCCACAACTTCCTAAATTAATTAATGTCTTGGATATTCCAAACAGATAGACCTGGCTACAGCAACAATAAACCACCCCATTCTTAATCTTCTGCCCCTTTACCAATTTATGGCATCTTGCTCCaagcttacatttttttttttgtaaaaaacTCTTCCCTTATCAAATTAACATTTTTAGTCTTGTAttaattttgtcattattatttcattttttacttgATCCCTTGATTTACCATTTTTCTTGGATGTCAGCTCAATGGTAATCTTTTATAAAAGGAATtaataaaaaactcattaagtTTACAAAAACATTGTTTCACTTTGTACAACAACTGCTAtacaaaaactaatgcatggggtTTGTCCATGATTCATCACAAAAAGCATTGAGCAAAACTTGAacagtttcctttgccagatgCATTGATATTTGGTTCACAAACTAACAACacaagaataacattaatagtaaataataaatatttataaacaGATAAGGTTATTTCAACGTTATGCAGAGTAAATATGACTGCTGGTGTTACCATGAGAGTACCTGAGTGTGTGAACCAAAGTAGCTTCCATTGTCGGGAGAACTGGAGGCTAACAAGAAACTCTGAAAACACGAGTTCCTGCAGATCTTCTCATTGAGAAGACAAAACTTTCACTTAAAACCCTcacaacataacacatacaTGCTGATGATACAAGCTCTGTGTAGTATGATTATGATGCGTAAGTAGTAAGTACAATACAAAACGAACAGCTCAAGATTAAACATTTCTAGGTATAGATAACTTTCTGTTCTGAAGTTATGTtgcagggagagggaaacaaGTCAATGTGAAGAGAAAATGTTGAGGATAAAGTGTCACAACCACAGCCGCAGCAGCAACGGGCCGAGGTGGTGACTCATCACAGCCGACGACCAGAAGACCTGTGCAGTGCCTCGTCCTCCAGGAGTAAGGACCTCAAGCAGCCACAGAGGAAGGAGTTCTTACAGTGGCCCATGGCTCTCAGGCAACTTGGGTGTACTAGCATGTTGTAAAGGCACACTGAGGCTGACATGTTGCCACACTGACCGAGCATGGGCAAGCTTTGCGATTGGACCCAGCTTGTTGCCAGTGGTGGGGAGTGAGCGGCAGAGGATGGGTGGCGTGTGGGGTCTGGGAAATGACTCAATATTGTGCTGACACTGATTCAACTACTCATGGAATGCCGAGCAAAGAAACCCATGACTGCCTGCCAGTTGACCCGTAATGTGCCAGAGGATAAAAGACCGTGGAAACAAACATAGTTACAACGAAGGACTTCCCAGTGCAGGCTGAGCCACACCCAACTAAGCGGACATTAGCATAACACACTACATGTGTTGTAAGAGGCTGTGTCCCCCCCTTgcacccaccaccagcacagccccACGCTCCCGACCCCAGAGCTGGTCCACCTCATACGCTCTCTCCCCTCCTGGCTCACAGAACTAGCACTACTACAGACAACTTTACCATTACACTCATTATTTATAAGACAATTAAATCAACTGTACAATTCTCTTAAGATTTCATCTAGTATAAGCTCTTTTCCATAAGATATTAAAGGCACTAGCAAAATATATGTGCCTTAACAACATATTGCCTTGTGGCCCAGGTAAGGTAAGAAATATAATACCAGCTCATGTTGGGTCAGGAAGGCTAGATCATGTCAGGTCAGTTGCCTAGAACTGTGTGCTAGTACTACTGCCTCTGAGAGCTCCACCTACTGGGATCCAAGTCCTTTATGGGTACCTGCAAAGCATCCAAACACCTCTCAGAAACCACCCGAGAAACAGCTTATATTAGTAAACCACATtcacaaagaagaaacaagtgTGTGGTACACATACAAACGGTATACATATGCCAgtgtttttccacataaatctGAAGAGTGTACTACAAATGAAGGCAAACCAAAGCAGACAAGAGTGCAAATTCTACAatttgaaaatgaagaaagacttcATGCAGGGTCAGAAAGGATCGGCTAGataaaatataacaaggaataatttaaataaaaataaatacttcaGTGTATGACTTTTTTACACTGATTACATTTTAATTACTTAATGAAAACAGTCCACTTTAATGTCTGGTGCAGTCAAATAAAAGTTAGCCTGTAGCAAAGTGTTGATGTTGCCTGTTTGTGGCACATTTAAGAATTCCTCAAACCCTAATCAAAGGTGATCAACTTTTTAACTAATTCAATCTACCAAGAAGTCCTTGTTCTCAAAATTACATTATCCTACAGCTGCTAATCCAATAGCACTGCAGTAAAAAAATCCCACAATAATTAATACAATTTCTGTTGCATTGAAATCTGTAAGTACTTTATAAAAACAATTTAATGGGTTCAATGAACTGGCAGTCAGTCTGTCCATTCccacaggtatatatatatatatatatatatatatatatatatatatatatatatatatatatatatatatatatatatatatatcaaatatcATACACTAATGCAGACCATTCTCACTAAATAATATGGCAGGCatggtaaataaaaataagcttATTCTTCTAGTCTCATATTTGATCACAACACATGTTGAACATTGCACAATTACCACTAGGGCAACTTAAGACATTATTAAAGATGGTATGGCTGTACTGTTAATTCATACAGGTTAGTACAAATAACTTAATGACAGTTCCACTACCATGATGACTGTGATGTGTGTGGTAATATGTTGCAGTGTAACTGCTCCCTGAGATGCAAAATGAAGGTAAGCATGTAAGCACCTCTTTTCTCATGAGTCATGTATTTGAGTGGCATGCAATGtatgatggggagagagagagaaaaaaaaaaaaaaaaaaaaaaaaaaaaaaagtacaaatttCCGACATTGTGGGATCAAGGTATATAAAGCAAGCGAGTTTTAGAATGTATGCCAAAATATGATGAGGCAATCTGTTTGCATAATGAATGGTGAAGTAATGATTAGCAGCAAGATCACTACCACAAAAGTAAAATAAGGTATGATGAGCATTAAACTACATTTtgtatgaaaatgagaaaataaaattaagtacTTATTATAAATAAGCACATGATGAGAAAGAATGATATCACTAGCATCCTCAAAATAAAATTGCTTAAAATCTACCTTCACTAGTAGTATACAGGGCTAAAATTATTATATCAAATGGCACAGGCAAAAACAGGTTAACTTTTGCATGCAGAGATCAGTTATCCACACACAAGATATGTGTCATATAATCTGTAAATGATCTGagataattaatgaaaataGATTGAAAGGAATGTGAAATAAGCTATGACATGCCTTGCATGAATGAATTATATTAATAAtctgtcaataaactataaatataaatatatactatatatatatataattcataaGATTATACTTTAAAGTGCATTTACTAAAGTTAAAATACTCTTGAAGAGTAACACTTACACATATTGATAGTGTAATCAATATATtcaaacataacaaaataatgtagTTTTATACACCTGAGTTTTGTTTGGAATTATGCTGAAATTCAAAATAAGATAGTTTTATAGCCACAAAAATACCAAGCTCTATTTCTGAATGTTAGTCTCCATGTGTCCCAAAGGCCTCGTACTTATtctgggggaggtggaggtggaggggtgggagggggaggctctgagggaagaggagggtctGAAGGAAGTGTCTGTGGTAGCATGGGCTGCTGAGGCATGTACACAGGTGGGGGTTGGGGTTgaggtgggggtggaggaggaggaggtgggggaggccCCTGCATGTATGGATGTGCTGATGGGTGAAGGTGTGGGACATAGGGTGGGGGAGGATAGCTAAAATTAGGGGGTGGGATTGCATATGGGTAAAACTGTGGATAAGGATTAGGTCTGGGCTGAAGCAGGGGCATCATGCCTACTGGCTGTGGGTGCCGAGGAGGGTACTCAGGGTGATGGATTCCCCTTCCTCTAGGGTGGCGAGGAAAAGACTTTCTTTGATGCTGCTGAGGATTAGGCTGATAAGAAACAACCTCATTATCTGGAGGCTGCTGTtgaccaccacccacctgaGGCGCTGCATGGCTGGACCGCACCTCGTTGCCATTTCTTGGGAGCTTCGCCACAGGGACTTCTCCTGGACTgtgatctctttctctcttctttgatTCCTTATCTGGACGAAGGCGGTCCCGACTGATCTTGATCTTCAACGAGGTAGTGGGTGTGTCACGGGCCAGGTCACCAGCTGGGCTGCTCTCAGGGGAGGTGGACGAGGTGCCACCAAACAAATCCTTCTTGTTCAACTTGGACTTGTCAATCTTGAACTTGGGGATGCTGGGTGTGTTGGAAGTGGTGTTGGGattggtggtggggatggtgactGGGGCTGGTGGTGCGGAGGCAGCATGGGTCCTCAGAGGAACTGACAAATTCTTTGGGGTGTAAAGAATTTTGTCCTTGGGGATGGTTATTTTGATGGGTGCTGTGCCTCCATCACCTGCACTGGCAGCTGCAGTGGCACGAGATGCCTTATccctgtctttgtctttgtctttgtgctttttgtgcttctttttctccttgtgttctttgtgttccttgtgtTCTTTATCCTTatacttatctttttctttatgtttatgtttcttcttctccttgtgcTTGTGGTGTGGATGGTcattcttgtgtttcttgtgttcaGTGATAAGGGCACTGCTCACCACCACTGGCACCGCTGACTCTGCTGGTGGCTCCTTGGGGTGTTCAGGCTGTGGTACCTTCAACCTCAAGACTGGTTCAATAGGGGGTTTCTGTGGCACCTCTACTGGAGCTGCTGGTGTGCTGAGGGCAGGTGCAGCTGGTGGCTTTACAGGAGTATTTGTGGCAGCTGCATTTGCAGCATCCGCACGCACCTTGATGGGCGTAGCAGGATCACTCAGTGCAGTGCGATACCTGGTGTCCTCCAGCTTTGTGACCATAGGCACCAGCTCGGCTTCAGTACTCGCCCGCTCACTGCTcttcttctctgcttctcttGATCGTTTGCTACTTGAACTCTTTGAGGTCTGAGGTGTGGTGTGAGTGGGTTGTGATGGAGCGACAGAACCGTTGGTGGTACCGTGGTGTCGCACACTGTGGTGATTCGCCCCCGCAGTTGTACTAGCATTTTCGGACACTCTCAGGTCACTATTACCACCAGCACTGCTTGCATTTGTTGTTACATTATTACTTGCATGCTGATGCTGTGTTTGTGGTGCAGGTACCTGTTGCTGCTGGCACGAGACAGGGgacttatttttctgttgtgAAGGAGGTGGCAGCAGACTGTTATCCTCTATTATTGCAGAAATATCCGGCTTAGTCTCTGTGTCTGAATTGTCAAAGAGTTGGTCTGGTGGCCCGTCACCCAAGTTAAGGAACGAGTTGTCATTCATGAAGTCACTGAGAGCAAACTCGGGTAAGTCACTATTATGAAATATTGTATTGTACTGTgatttcacttcttcctttggTTGCTCTGGCTTTGGCTCGGGAGGTTTGCGCTCTACACTTTTCTGTtcaagttttatttcttttttcctttctattgaTGCAGATTCTAATGACTGTCTAGAAGGTTTCACATCTAACAATTGCTGCTGTCTAATGTCTGATACACTAGGTTTCACATCTCCCTGTAATCTCCCATCTACAGCACTGCTACTAGTCCTGCTACCTTTGTCATAGCGTTCACTATCACTACGTGCACTCAGGTCCCTCCTTTGTTGCTGCGGTTGCTGCggttgctgctgttgatgctgttgctgctgctgttgttgttgctgctggagcTGCTCCTGTCTAGGTGTTTCTGTACTGACTCTTAAGGAC includes:
- the LOC135109182 gene encoding cyclin-T-like isoform X2, with amino-acid sequence MTTMCLQYKPTVVACVCIYIVCTWSHYEIQRATEGKDWFWYVDKTVTLELLETLTAEFLAILDKCPNRLKKIMNSLQHTEDRGRSNQPGSSSTAAPLRSSIPGSGQSSTVASHVLESYNSHSKAAIKVPPAQAHQHQQPSKLNLKEYNKREKERREREKMRDRDVIDPRDSNKFALVSTSHSSQAVASAVATIASSHAAMHAGLPVRSKSSSSRGSSHPEHLKASAVHSSNHKTHSHSTSQVVRDSQPSLESLRVSTETPRQEQLQQQQQQQQQQHQQQQPQQPQQQRRDLSARSDSERYDKGSRTSSSAVDGRLQGDVKPSVSDIRQQQLLDVKPSRQSLESASIERKKEIKLEQKSVERKPPEPKPEQPKEEVKSQYNTIFHNSDLPEFALSDFMNDNSFLNLGDGPPDQLFDNSDTETKPDISAIIEDNSLLPPPSQQKNKSPVSCQQQQVPAPQTQHQHASNNVTTNASSAGGNSDLRVSENASTTAGANHHSVRHHGTTNGSVAPSQPTHTTPQTSKSSSSKRSREAEKKSSERASTEAELVPMVTKLEDTRYRTALSDPATPIKVRADAANAAATNTPVKPPAAPALSTPAAPVEVPQKPPIEPVLRLKVPQPEHPKEPPAESAVPVVVSSALITEHKKHKNDHPHHKHKEKKKHKHKEKDKYKDKEHKEHKEHKEKKKHKKHKDKDKDRDKASRATAAASAGDGGTAPIKITIPKDKILYTPKNLSVPLRTHAASAPPAPVTIPTTNPNTTSNTPSIPKFKIDKSKLNKKDLFGGTSSTSPESSPAGDLARDTPTTSLKIKISRDRLRPDKESKKRERDHSPGEVPVAKLPRNGNEVRSSHAAPQVPIKDLDPSRWSSQRQ
- the LOC135109182 gene encoding cyclin-T1-like isoform X1; translation: MAAEERWYFTKEELNNSPSRRCGIDAEKELSYRQQGANLIQDMGQRLQVNQLAINTAIVYMHRFYMFHPFTRFHRNAIAPAALFLAAKVEEQPRKLEHVIKVAYHCLFRDQPPLDTQSEGYLERAQELVVNENILLQTLGFDVAIDHPHTHVVKCCHLVRATKDLAQTSYFMATSSLHMTTMCLQYKPTVVACVCIYIVCTWSHYEIQRATEGKDWFWYVDKTVTLELLETLTAEFLAILDKCPNRLKKIMNSLQHTEDRGRSNQPGSSSTAAPLRSSIPGSGQSSTVASHVLESYNSHSKAAIKVPPAQAHQHQQPSKLNLKEYNKREKERREREKMRDRDVIDPRDSNKFALVSTSHSSQAVASAVATIASSHAAMHAGLPVRSKSSSSRGSSHPEHLKASAVHSSNHKTHSHSTSQVVRDSQPSLESLRVSTETPRQEQLQQQQQQQQQQHQQQQPQQPQQQRRDLSARSDSERYDKGSRTSSSAVDGRLQGDVKPSVSDIRQQQLLDVKPSRQSLESASIERKKEIKLEQKSVERKPPEPKPEQPKEEVKSQYNTIFHNSDLPEFALSDFMNDNSFLNLGDGPPDQLFDNSDTETKPDISAIIEDNSLLPPPSQQKNKSPVSCQQQQVPAPQTQHQHASNNVTTNASSAGGNSDLRVSENASTTAGANHHSVRHHGTTNGSVAPSQPTHTTPQTSKSSSSKRSREAEKKSSERASTEAELVPMVTKLEDTRYRTALSDPATPIKVRADAANAAATNTPVKPPAAPALSTPAAPVEVPQKPPIEPVLRLKVPQPEHPKEPPAESAVPVVVSSALITEHKKHKNDHPHHKHKEKKKHKHKEKDKYKDKEHKEHKEHKEKKKHKKHKDKDKDRDKASRATAAASAGDGGTAPIKITIPKDKILYTPKNLSVPLRTHAASAPPAPVTIPTTNPNTTSNTPSIPKFKIDKSKLNKKDLFGGTSSTSPESSPAGDLARDTPTTSLKIKISRDRLRPDKESKKRERDHSPGEVPVAKLPRNGNEVRSSHAAPQVPIKDLDPSRWSSQRQ